A stretch of DNA from Cryptomeria japonica chromosome 4, Sugi_1.0, whole genome shotgun sequence:
ATTGAAGACAAATAACATAATAATTGATAAATTCATTGCTTCTATGAATACATTTAGGAAGTCATACTCTTTATTTTCAAGTCCTCTTAAAAAGATCTTAGATAGGATCCTATCCTCATTGTTAATAAACATAAAGATTACCTTTTCCAATAAATAATTACAATTGTAGTGCAACAAACTCAATAATAGAtatatacaaaataaaatatttttagaaaTATTGATTTATAGATTAATGTAGTAACTAAGGAGGAATCAAATTGTAAGTTGAAATATAAGATAGAAGGGAGCATTAGTGTTTAGGATGTAATAGAAAGTATAACACCAATATGCGTATGGATGAGCTATAAGTATAAGAGAGTGAAATGTAAGATAAGGATGTATAACACTAGTATGTGTATAAGATGGTGTTTAAGATGTAATAGAAAGTATAACATCAATATGTGTATGGATGAGCTATAAGTATAAGTGTAACATGTTATTAGATATAATATGAGGCATAACACTAGTATGTGTGTACATGAGATGCAAGCAGAATGGAGGTGAAAGGAGATGAACCATTAGAAATAAGGCATATGTGACACAAGTGACAAAATGAGTGGTGGTTGCCTAGAATGAATATATCCACAAAAGATGAAAGAATAGATTcattaaaaataaaagatattgcAAATGACGAGGTGATGTGCTATTGCAATTGGCTAGCAAAAGTGCTATCAAGTATAAATTCATGCCAATCAAAGCACCTACAAAATCTTAGCTAAAGACGCATTGTTGAGAAAAATGTGCATTGGAAAGTGCTTTAATAAGTCTATCCAATAAGAGTGCTTTAATAAGTCTAGCCAATCAAAGCACCTACAAAATCTAAGCTAAAAACACATTGTTGAGAAAAATGTGCATTAGAGAGTGCTTTAACAAGTCCATCCAATAAGAGTGCTTTAATAAGTCTATCCAATAAGTGCAATATATTGTTTAGCCATAAGTGCAATATATTGTTTAGTCATATGTGCCATGGTCATAATAAAGTTGTTCTTCATTGTCCTTTAAATCAATCCTTTAAATTATTCTCAATTTGATTTCTAAGATCATTCCAATATAATAATGTTCTTCACTAACTTTTAAACTATCCTTTAAATTATTCTCTttgattttcaagatcattccAACACAATAATGTTCAAATTACACATTACAATAGACAATTATACAAAAAGCAAATGAAGATGGTAATTTTATGGCAAACTCCAAATGTCTAGAAATAAGACTATCTTAATTGGCAAAATGTCTAAAACCAATTGCATATCAAGAAATTGTGTATTTGTGTATTGGTGaatgcattatcttgtttaattATGTGAAAGTCTCATAATTTTGTGGTGAGTCAAGTGCATTAACAAATCATCGTCCAATAGAAACAATATTAGTTACCAAATGTCTGAAACCAAATACATATCAAAAGATTGTTTAACGGTGAGTGCATTCACAAGTCATCATCCAATAAATGAAGTCATTTTCCAATAATTTCAATAAAAGCAATATCTTGTTTAATTATGTAAAAGCcaatcataattttttttgttattgcacTAACTATGTAAAAGCcaatcataattttttttgttattcaaCTGCAATAACAAGTAACAAGTCATTACCCAATAGAAACAATATAGCAAATAGCTAGAACAAGACGCATATTAAAGATAAATGGCTAAAATAAATGGCTAAAACAAGGCACATATTAAAGATTGTATATTGTTGAGTATTTGTTTAATAAAAGCAAATAGCTAAAACAAGACACATATTAAAGATAAATGGCTAAAACAAGACACATATTAAAGATTGTGTATTGTTGAGTAATTGTTCAATAAAAGCAATATTTTGTTTTTTCTCTATAAAAGCTTATCTTAATTTTGTTGTTATTTAAAACACATTAACAAGTGATTGCCCAACAGAAATAACTAATATCTTAGTTAGCAGATGTTATTCATACTCTTTTAAATAAAGTATGAAAACATGTAaattgtaagtatctaaaaatatcTTCAGCAAATAAATGCAATGAATATCTTCTAGAAATAAATGCACatctaaagaagataaagaagacaaaATACAAATATCTAAAttctatacataaatgtgcataaagATATAATGAATCAAATACAAATATCTAAATATTAAAGTGTAAAACTATTCAATAATAAACCAAATACAAATATCTAGATACATTAAATGTGTGCCAGAAAATAGAAAATGTGCATATAAAGATTATtatattaaacaaataaataaaaatatattttgaaaaataagAAAGTAATAGATGATAATCCCAAAACAAATTCCAGATATCtaaaaataaagataaatgaaaagaaaaagaaggtaaattCAAATATAAATGATAAGAAACTGATTAGACATAAAGGACACATTAATAATAAACATTCAAAAATGAATAtaacaataatataaatataaataaagatGAGGCATTCAGTCATTTTCAAGAGTTCTTTCTGGTAGCACATTGAAAGGATTAAAAGGAGTGAATCTATGCCAGGTGTATGCCATTGCTAAAGTGCTAAAGTGGAAAACACAGCACAGAGAATAGGAATAGGTAATGTCAGGCGCCTTCAGAATTCCAGCTATTATATTGAATTTTTATACGCCACCCACCACGCACATGACGTACTAAGAAAAGCCAAAATACTTTTCAAATTACCCAGTTAACGTACTGACAAAATGCCCACAAGAATAATAATAATGTTTGGCAGCTTTAAATGCTACATAAGATTACATACAATATAATTTTAAACAAAGATATGCAAAGATTGAAGCGCCCCTCAATAATTTAATATAAGATTTGTAGGAAATCTACACTGCTTGATATACACACTCCCCATAACCTGCATCACATGAAATGTCACCCAATTAGTATATACTATATGCTGTAAATCTATTCACAGTATACAATCTATTCATGGCATATAAGTTCATGATGTATGTGAGTTACTCACACGAGTTAGTTTTAGTTGCTTTTACTTTAACTATGTACTTTTTCAATCAATATTTCTAATCATGTTTAATCAAATTCTATTCAAttcaaaaaatagaatatattaaaGGAAATTGCATGTcataaaatcaaaatttgcatgacaaccTCTTCTTTATTCCTCTGGGCCAAGTAAAAGAGATTAAATTTACATCTTCACCAGTGTGAAAGAGATCTCTTTATTGTGAAAAAGTACAACAATATGACAAGGAGGACACAGACAAAGAGAAAACCTGTGCTCTTTCATACCCCACAGCATCTGCCTCTTAATATGGCATCCAATGTAATCATTTGACTTGTGGTAAAACTCTCAGTACAGCATCCTATGTAACTAGTTATGGTAAGATAACAGAAAATTTGTTACTGGGATTAAGGCAGTAAATTGTAATATTTAGCCCCTTGGTTGGCCATGTTCATCCTAGTGTAGCTTAGCTTCAGTGCCTATATTACTAGTCAAATTGTTCTAGACCTTAGCCAGTGGTTTAGGGCAGGAACCCACCCAACATCAGTGATAATAGATTAGATTACAATCTCTAGTCCTGCTACAGAAAGGACATACAATCTACAGTTGTTTGAACTTATAATTTGTGCCTATCCCATTGTTTTGCATAGATTTTATTTCCCAATATTGACAGCTATCGTCACTCCACTCAAGTACTAACAAGAAAAGAGGTGCAATTCCCCAATGTACCTTAACCTTATTCCACCAATGGGTATTCAATTAATATACTAAAATGATGTGTACTATTTGGCTGGTCTCCTGTCTGGTCATGTTCTCTCAATCTAATCACACAAGtcgcaaaaaaatttaaaatatacagGAAGAGGAGAGAAACAGTAAGAAAAACATACTGGGATCTTCCTGTGTAAGAAGTGCTGTATTGCCGAAGTAGCAATCATAATTATTGCGAGCAGAGGATTGGTAGAATGCATTCATTGCATAAGTTGCATGAGCTGCAATGGTGTtaggattaaagcaggcacctccTGGCTGAATGGGAGTACAGTCCACTCCCTGCCCACATGCATAATCTATATTTTGTTGCAGAGTTTTCTGATCTACATCTGGTTTTGCAACACACCAGTACTTCTGAGTTGCTGGGGTGGTGGGTGTTACTGGTACTGGTGTAACTGGTGTCACTGGTGTTACTGGTGTCACTGGTGCCACCGGTGTGCCCGTAGAAGGTGCAGGACTTGTATTCTGCCATATCAAACATTCAATTAATATTAACACATTAGTTCCAGAGGTTACTTTTAAAACTAAGCCAAGTTACAGCAAATCATGGGATCCTTTATTATTCTAAATCCTCTAAAATGTCCTGAGCTAAAAATATTGTTCTAGCGACAGCAGAAAGATGGGCCACTCAGCCATGAGAAGAGCAAAGACGGGTTAACTAATGAAAAGAATACAAAAAAGTAACATATTCTCTGAACAAAGACCTGCTACAGAGCATTAAACCATCTAACTCCTTCTGTATTTGATGACTGATCAACAGGATGACAGGCCACTAATAACACCTTGAGTGAGCTGGGTTTAGGAGAAATAGATAAGGAACAATACCTGAGCCTTCATCAAGCCAACGTCGTAGACCATGGTCATATCTGGCTTGAAAAGTCCAAAGTTACGTTCTGCAGTGGAACCAGGCTTGAGATCTTCATTGAAGAGAGCAAAGATGTAAGTTTCGAAGGTCCTATTAGGCATCAATGGAGTTCCCACATTGGAAGTCACAAACTTGACGAGATTTCCATTATATGATAAAGCATTCTCCATATTCACAGCGGGCTGATCAATATCTCCTAATGAAGGCCACCCTGTTTCTGCCACTACAATATCAACGTCTGAAAACCCTAGAAGCTTCATAGCCGAGTAGACCGCATCCAACTGAGCAACAAACATGTTTGTATAGGTAATACCAGTGTTTTTGTCAAACACTCCAGGATTTGGCTTAAACAGAGCATAGTCCAAGGTCTTGGCAGTGAAACCAAAGTAGGGGTAAGGATTGACCATGAAAGGGGCACCGGTGGTTCTAAGGAAGTTTAGCAATGGCTTAATAATAACCCTATCATACCCACGGCGGAAACGTCCTATGGAAGGTGGCTCAGAGGCAGCCAAAATGCCCAAAGAATGAGGAGTTGAAACCTTTATCTGTTTATCCAGGGAAGCTCCAACCAGAGCAGTATGAAGGTTCTGCATAGCAGGGACAAGATGGGCTATGAGATTTTTATCTCCAGTGGACAAAACCTCATTTCCCACAGATATAGCAATGATCTTTGTGTCTGGAACACTGGGAGCTACATTGTTCTTCACCCATTCCTGAGCTACACCCAGCTTACTAAGCCCTACAATTTCATCATTAGCCACCGCCACAACTACCCCAATGTTGGTATTTGCAAAGGCCTGTAAAATAGCAGGATCTGCACCAAACAGCTTCACTCTGTCAATATTAGTGGTCTGAAGGAACTTCGCCACTTGGCTGGGAGGTGGCAGATTATCCCCAAGTGTTCCATAGTTGACACCTATGGCTTCTGCTGTGACAAAAACCCACCAAACACAAACTAACATAAGATTACAAGCAATTCAAACTGTCAAAAACACCACAGCCTTAAAGAGGCCCAAAACTCCCTAAACACTAGTTGTGCCTTAAAAGCCATAGttttgaaaaactttaaaaaaaaacgttGCATAGTACCTGAAAGAGACATGCAGAGCACACAAGCAGTCAGCACTAGCAGCCATTCTCTCATTACAGAGTTCTTCATACCCACTACTCTGTGTTGAACACAAGACTATATACTCTGTGTTTCCTCTAGACCCAGAACACTCTTTCTGACAGCAAATACAAACAACCAAAGCTAAGGTTCTCCTAGATCAACTCAGCAACATCCCCAAATGACCGTTTACAATATGAGCATATGGGCAGCTTCTTATACGAAAGAAAAAGGGTTCTGGCACAAAATAAATAATGTATCTGCAAGAAAGCAACAGCACGACACTGTGCTTTCACAAATTACAATTCCATCGTGATTTGTCTTCTAGGGAAATCTGGGCTCTTTTTCTTATCCAACGGTCACCTGCATGAACAGATGTGCTAAAACGGGGTTACTTGCTACGCGGTTTTGACGCTCTTGTGGGTTTTCCGTTACCGTGTATGTTGGACGTGTCTTCCCATGTTACTTTTGAACCTGGGGAACAATAACTTGGGAACAGGAGTATAAAAGCTTTTCCATGCTTGGACGCAAGGAATTCCCTAAATGCACTCGATCATCAAATTCTTCCACATGGTTTATGGAGAGGGGGCTCTTAAAAGTATATTATTGTTGAGAATTTTTATGATAAGACTATTATAGAttttttgtaataattttttatGAGTAAAATCTTATAGATTATGAGCTTATTATTGCTTTGTTCTTATTGCTTTGTTCTTATAGATTATGTAATAATAGGTAAGCTTGCAATTTTTAGGAGTTTTAAGAGTTGATAATAATAGGTAAGCTTACAATTATTTCTATGAGTAAGTTATCTTATATATTTTGTAATAATGGGTAAGCTTACAATTGTTTTAAGAATAAGTGATCTTATAGTATTTGTAATAATAGATAAGCTTACAACTTTTAGGAACTTTTATG
This window harbors:
- the LOC131030490 gene encoding glucan endo-1,3-beta-D-glucosidase isoform X1, with the protein product MKNSVMREWLLVLTACVLCMSLSAEAIGVNYGTLGDNLPPPSQVAKFLQTTNIDRVKLFGADPAILQAFANTNIGVVVAVANDEIVGLSKLGVAQEWVKNNVAPSVPDTKIIAISVGNEVLSTGDKNLIAHLVPAMQNLHTALVGASLDKQIKVSTPHSLGILAASEPPSIGRFRRGYDRVIIKPLLNFLRTTGAPFMVNPYPYFGFTAKTLDYALFKPNPGVFDKNTGITYTNMFVAQLDAVYSAMKLLGFSDVDIVVAETGWPSLGDIDQPAVNMENALSYNGNLVKFVTSNVGTPLMPNRTFETYIFALFNEDLKPGSTAERNFGLFKPDMTMVYDVGLMKAQNTSPAPSTGTPVAPVTPVTPVTPVTPVPVTPTTPATQKYWCVAKPDVDQKTLQQNIDYACGQGVDCTPIQPGGACFNPNTIAAHATYAMNAFYQSSARNNYDCYFGNTALLTQEDPSYGECVYQAV
- the LOC131030490 gene encoding glucan endo-1,3-beta-D-glucosidase isoform X2, whose protein sequence is MKNSVMREWLLVLTACVLCMSLSEAIGVNYGTLGDNLPPPSQVAKFLQTTNIDRVKLFGADPAILQAFANTNIGVVVAVANDEIVGLSKLGVAQEWVKNNVAPSVPDTKIIAISVGNEVLSTGDKNLIAHLVPAMQNLHTALVGASLDKQIKVSTPHSLGILAASEPPSIGRFRRGYDRVIIKPLLNFLRTTGAPFMVNPYPYFGFTAKTLDYALFKPNPGVFDKNTGITYTNMFVAQLDAVYSAMKLLGFSDVDIVVAETGWPSLGDIDQPAVNMENALSYNGNLVKFVTSNVGTPLMPNRTFETYIFALFNEDLKPGSTAERNFGLFKPDMTMVYDVGLMKAQNTSPAPSTGTPVAPVTPVTPVTPVTPVPVTPTTPATQKYWCVAKPDVDQKTLQQNIDYACGQGVDCTPIQPGGACFNPNTIAAHATYAMNAFYQSSARNNYDCYFGNTALLTQEDPSYGECVYQAV